The Fundidesulfovibrio soli DNA segment GAAGCGGCCGACGCCATGACCAAGGCCGCCCGCGTGGAGCTGGTGGGCTACGAGCGCATCGGCGGCGGCCTGGTGACCGCGCTGGTGCGCGGCGACGTGGCCGCCTGCAAGGCCGCCACGGACGCAGGGGCCGCCGCCGCGCAGCGCGTGGGCGAGGTGGTCGCCGTGCACGTGATCCCGCGTCCCCACGGCGACCTCGAGGGCATCTTCCCCATAACCCGGAAATAACCAGGCAGGCCGCCGGGCACGTGCCGGCGCGCGGGAGAAATCGCATGGAACTGGGCAAGGTGGTCGGACAGGTGGTGTCCACGGTGCGCGATCCGGGTTTGCCGAACCTGACGTTCCTGCTGGTGGACGTGATGGACGCCCAGGGCAAGGTCACCCGGCCCGCCCAGGTGGCGGCTGACGTCCTGGGGGCGGGCGAGGGCGAGGTGGTGCTGCTGGTCCGGGGCAGTTCGGCCCGGATGGTGGTGG contains these protein-coding regions:
- the eutM gene encoding ethanolamine utilization microcompartment protein EutM encodes the protein MDALGMIETKGMTALIEAADAMTKAARVELVGYERIGGGLVTALVRGDVAACKAATDAGAAAAQRVGEVVAVHVIPRPHGDLEGIFPITRK
- a CDS encoding EutN/CcmL family microcompartment protein, with product MELGKVVGQVVSTVRDPGLPNLTFLLVDVMDAQGKVTRPAQVAADVLGAGEGEVVLLVRGSSARMVVDARTPLDLSVIGIVDQVCSRETMFYKK